The Nocardioides sp. S5 genome includes a window with the following:
- a CDS encoding 50S ribosomal protein L35: MPKNKTHSGAKKRFKVTGSGKIMRLQAGRKSGAAFASAPTTGSRKKHRRNAGMVELEKGDVSRAKKMLGI, translated from the coding sequence ATGCCGAAGAACAAGACCCACTCGGGCGCGAAGAAGCGCTTCAAGGTGACGGGCTCGGGCAAGATCATGCGCCTGCAGGCCGGCCGCAAGTCCGGCGCTGCGTTCGCGTCCGCGCCGACCACGGGAAGCCGCAAGAAGCACCGCCGCAACGCCGGCATGGTCGAGCTCGAGAAGGGCGACGTGTCGCGCGCCAAGAAGATGCTCGGCATCTGA
- a CDS encoding aldose 1-epimerase family protein: MVLPSGEQYEIRAAGYVAVVTESGAALRTLSHHGRDLVDGFAETEMSGGGRGQLLMPWPNRIRDGRYSFGGREHQLGLSDPTRGNASHGLARWAPWTLEEHTGTSVSLVHRVMAQSGYPWALDLHVLYDLSADGLVVTQTATNLAPEPAPYASGAHPYLAVGATIEDLELRVPARTRVVADERRLPTGTETVAGAYDFRTPRRIGDTVLDDGFGDLEHEDGRATVTLVDPRTGRGVALWVDEGHRWLQVFTPPAEGGRPAIAVEPMTAPADAFNSGTDLTTLAPAGSAGDELSVSWGIHALQPA; the protein is encoded by the coding sequence ATGGTCCTCCCCAGCGGCGAGCAGTACGAGATCCGTGCGGCCGGCTACGTCGCCGTCGTCACCGAGAGCGGCGCCGCGCTGCGGACCCTGTCCCACCACGGTCGCGACCTGGTGGACGGCTTCGCGGAGACCGAGATGTCCGGCGGTGGCCGCGGGCAGCTGCTGATGCCGTGGCCGAACCGGATCCGCGACGGCCGCTACTCCTTCGGCGGCCGCGAGCACCAGCTGGGCCTCAGCGACCCCACCCGTGGCAACGCCTCGCACGGGCTGGCCCGGTGGGCGCCGTGGACCCTCGAGGAGCACACCGGCACGTCGGTGTCGCTCGTGCACCGGGTGATGGCGCAGAGCGGCTACCCCTGGGCCCTGGACCTGCACGTCCTCTACGACCTCTCCGCCGACGGGCTCGTCGTCACCCAGACCGCCACGAACCTCGCGCCCGAGCCGGCGCCGTACGCCAGCGGGGCGCACCCCTACCTCGCGGTCGGCGCCACCATCGAGGACCTCGAGCTGCGCGTCCCGGCGCGCACCCGGGTGGTGGCCGACGAGCGGCGGCTGCCGACCGGCACCGAGACGGTCGCCGGGGCGTACGACTTCAGGACCCCGCGCCGCATCGGCGACACCGTGCTGGACGACGGCTTCGGGGACCTCGAGCACGAGGACGGCCGGGCCACCGTCACGCTCGTCGATCCGCGCACCGGGCGCGGCGTGGCGCTGTGGGTCGACGAGGGCCACCGGTGGCTGCAGGTCTTCACCCCGCCCGCCGAGGGCGGACGGCCGGCGATCGCGGTCGAGCCGATGACGGCTCCCGCGGACGCCTTCAACTCCGGCACCGACCTGACGACGCTCGCCCCCGCAGGAAGCGCCGGCGACGAGCTGTCGGTGTCGTGGGGCATCCACGCCCTCCAGCCGGCCTAG
- a CDS encoding riboflavin synthase, with the protein MFTGIVEELGTIAEVTDQGDAIRLTIEASTVLDGTILGDSISVNGCCLTVAELGEGRWTADLMQETLDKTSLRGVAPGDRVNLERAVTVDKRLGGHIVQGHVDGVGEIVSRSPSEHWDVVEVSLPAHLARYLVDKGSITVDGVSLTVVEAGKSSFTVSLIPETLARTTLGTRRPGDLVNLEADVIAKHVEKLLGAYASTHLPADIQKDS; encoded by the coding sequence ATGTTCACCGGAATCGTCGAGGAGCTCGGCACGATCGCCGAGGTCACCGACCAGGGAGACGCGATCCGCCTCACGATCGAGGCGTCCACCGTGCTCGACGGCACGATCCTGGGTGACTCGATCTCGGTCAACGGCTGCTGCCTGACGGTCGCCGAGCTCGGGGAGGGCCGGTGGACCGCCGACCTGATGCAGGAGACCCTCGACAAGACCTCGCTGCGCGGGGTGGCCCCCGGTGACCGGGTCAACCTCGAGCGCGCCGTCACCGTCGACAAGCGCCTCGGCGGTCACATCGTGCAGGGCCACGTCGACGGCGTCGGCGAGATCGTCTCCCGCTCGCCCAGCGAGCACTGGGACGTCGTCGAGGTCTCGCTGCCCGCCCACCTCGCGCGCTACCTCGTGGACAAGGGCTCGATCACCGTCGACGGGGTGAGCCTCACCGTCGTCGAGGCGGGGAAGTCCTCCTTCACCGTCAGCCTGATCCCCGAGACGCTCGCCCGCACCACGCTCGGCACCCGCCGCCCCGGCGACCTGGTCAACCTCGAGGCCGACGTCATCGCCAAGCACGTCGAGAAGCTGCTGGGCGCCTACGCCTCCACCCACCTCCCGGCCGACATCCAGAAGGACTCCTGA
- a CDS encoding AAA family ATPase, with translation MPSEPGSDPRATAALVAGRVLDAPPTLGSGRLVCIDGPAGSGKTTLATAIADLAPHAHVVHCDELLEGWGGLDGLAGAVERLLEPLAVGEVGRWRRWDWIADGWAEWHAVAPGGLLVLEGVGCWSPSVAHRVGVLVWVEAASDLRLERGLARDGEHMRPRWEQWRSDEEQLFARLRTREHADLVVTTG, from the coding sequence GTGCCTTCTGAGCCCGGCTCCGATCCCCGCGCGACCGCCGCCCTCGTCGCCGGGCGGGTCCTCGACGCGCCACCCACGCTCGGCAGCGGACGGCTGGTCTGCATCGACGGGCCGGCGGGGTCCGGCAAGACCACCCTGGCGACTGCGATCGCCGACCTGGCCCCGCACGCGCACGTCGTGCACTGCGACGAGCTGCTCGAGGGCTGGGGCGGTCTCGACGGCCTGGCCGGTGCGGTCGAGCGACTGCTGGAGCCGCTCGCGGTCGGCGAGGTGGGCCGGTGGCGCCGCTGGGACTGGATCGCCGACGGCTGGGCCGAGTGGCACGCCGTCGCCCCGGGCGGGCTCCTCGTGCTCGAGGGGGTTGGGTGCTGGTCACCGTCCGTCGCCCACCGGGTCGGCGTACTGGTCTGGGTCGAGGCCGCCTCCGACCTCCGGCTCGAGCGGGGGCTGGCCCGCGACGGCGAGCACATGCGCCCGCGGTGGGAGCAGTGGCGCAGCGACGAGGAGCAGCTCTTCGCCCGCTTGCGGACCCGGGAACACGCGGACCTCGTCGTCACCACCGGCTGA
- the ribH gene encoding 6,7-dimethyl-8-ribityllumazine synthase — protein sequence MSGAGAPTSQPFDASGLKVAVVAASWHTQVMDGLVAGAERALAAYGVTEPEVVRVPGTFELPVVAAALAQDGYDAVVALGVVIRGGTPHFDYVCSAATDGLTQVSVAHAVPVGFGLLTCDTEEQALDRAGLDGSSEDKGWEATAAALDTARVLQGLRGR from the coding sequence ATGAGCGGCGCCGGAGCACCCACGTCCCAGCCCTTCGACGCGAGCGGCCTGAAGGTCGCCGTCGTCGCGGCGAGCTGGCACACCCAGGTCATGGACGGACTGGTGGCCGGCGCCGAGCGTGCACTGGCGGCGTACGGCGTCACCGAGCCGGAGGTGGTCCGGGTCCCCGGCACCTTCGAGCTGCCGGTCGTCGCCGCTGCGCTCGCGCAGGACGGGTACGACGCCGTGGTGGCGCTGGGTGTGGTGATCCGCGGCGGCACCCCGCACTTCGACTACGTCTGCTCGGCCGCGACCGACGGCCTGACGCAGGTGAGCGTGGCGCACGCGGTCCCGGTGGGCTTCGGCCTGCTGACCTGCGACACCGAGGAGCAGGCGCTCGACCGGGCCGGGCTCGACGGCTCGTCGGAGGACAAGGGCTGGGAGGCCACCGCGGCCGCCCTCGACACCGCACGCGTCCTGCAAGGACTGCGCGGGCGCTGA
- the infC gene encoding translation initiation factor IF-3 — protein sequence MSGRSDSTGHSGAPTHRTTGGPISTELRINERIRVPEVRLVGPNGETVGIVPTDQALKLAVEADLDLVEIAPQGRPPVCKLMDYGKFKYENAQKARESRRNQTNVIIKEMKLRPKIDKHDYETKKGHVVRFLGAGDKVKITIMFRGREQHRPELGFRLLQKLAEDVQELGFVESSPKQDGRNMTMVIGPHKKKADAKIDADVARATKEQERAERKAEEDAEREAAHAAGPVAQKKERGRSENLDPEIEA from the coding sequence ATTTCCGGGCGAAGTGATTCGACAGGGCACAGTGGAGCTCCCACCCACCGAACCACTGGAGGACCCATCAGCACCGAGCTGCGCATCAACGAGCGGATCCGCGTACCCGAGGTCCGGCTCGTCGGACCCAACGGCGAGACCGTTGGCATCGTGCCGACCGACCAGGCACTCAAGCTGGCCGTGGAGGCCGACCTCGACCTCGTCGAGATCGCTCCCCAGGGACGCCCCCCGGTCTGCAAGCTCATGGACTACGGCAAGTTCAAGTACGAGAACGCCCAGAAGGCCCGCGAGTCGCGCCGCAACCAGACGAACGTGATCATCAAGGAGATGAAGCTTCGTCCCAAGATCGACAAGCACGACTACGAGACCAAGAAGGGTCACGTCGTGCGCTTCCTGGGAGCCGGCGACAAGGTCAAGATCACGATCATGTTCCGCGGCCGTGAGCAGCACCGTCCCGAGCTGGGCTTCCGCCTGCTGCAGAAGCTGGCCGAGGACGTGCAGGAGCTCGGCTTCGTCGAGTCCTCGCCGAAGCAGGACGGTCGCAACATGACGATGGTCATCGGCCCGCACAAGAAGAAGGCCGACGCCAAGATCGACGCCGACGTTGCCCGCGCCACCAAGGAGCAGGAGCGCGCGGAGCGCAAGGCCGAGGAGGACGCCGAGCGCGAGGCAGCCCACGCCGCCGGCCCCGTGGCGCAGAAGAAGGAGCGCGGCCGCTCCGAGAACCTGGATCCGGAGATCGAGGCGTAA
- the ribD gene encoding bifunctional diaminohydroxyphosphoribosylaminopyrimidine deaminase/5-amino-6-(5-phosphoribosylamino)uracil reductase RibD: MTTTSEAERRAMQRALALAVTPGVPLGPNPRVGCVLLAPDGATIAEGFHRGAGTAHAEAAALAEAGDAARGATAVVTLEPCNHTGRTGPCSEALVAAGVRRVVYAQPDANPVAVGGARRLREAGIEVVGGVLIEEAQLINRAWTFAVARRRPFVTWKFATTLDGRSAAPDGTSRWVSSRAARLDTHRLRGLCDTMLVGTGTVEVDDPELTVRDEVDEPVAVQPLRAVMGLRDLAPDRRVLNDRAETVHLRTRDPEEALARLHELDRQHVFLEGGPALARAFLSAGLVDEVVAYVAPMLLGSGTSAVADLGITTIGDALHLHVTDVAVLQGHDGEDTNVRLTMKPLTTPRRS; encoded by the coding sequence ATGACGACGACCAGCGAGGCGGAGCGGCGCGCCATGCAGCGCGCCCTGGCGCTCGCCGTCACCCCCGGCGTGCCCCTCGGGCCGAACCCCCGCGTCGGCTGCGTGCTGCTCGCCCCTGACGGCGCCACGATCGCCGAGGGGTTCCACCGCGGCGCCGGCACGGCCCACGCCGAGGCTGCCGCGCTCGCGGAGGCCGGTGACGCCGCCCGGGGCGCGACCGCCGTCGTCACCCTCGAGCCGTGCAACCACACCGGTCGCACCGGACCGTGCAGCGAAGCGCTCGTCGCCGCAGGCGTACGCCGGGTCGTCTACGCCCAGCCCGACGCCAACCCCGTCGCCGTGGGCGGTGCGCGACGGCTGCGTGAGGCGGGCATCGAGGTCGTCGGCGGCGTGCTGATCGAGGAGGCTCAGCTCATCAACCGCGCCTGGACCTTCGCGGTCGCGAGGCGTCGTCCCTTCGTCACGTGGAAGTTCGCCACCACCCTCGACGGGCGCAGCGCGGCCCCCGACGGCACCAGCCGCTGGGTCTCCAGCCGCGCCGCCCGGCTCGACACGCACCGCCTCCGCGGGCTGTGCGACACGATGCTGGTCGGCACCGGGACCGTCGAGGTCGACGACCCCGAGCTCACCGTGCGGGACGAGGTCGACGAGCCGGTCGCGGTGCAGCCCCTGCGCGCCGTGATGGGGCTGCGCGACCTCGCCCCGGACCGCCGGGTCCTCAACGACCGAGCCGAGACCGTCCACCTCCGCACCCGCGACCCCGAGGAGGCGTTGGCCAGGTTGCACGAGCTCGACCGCCAGCACGTCTTCCTCGAGGGCGGACCCGCGCTCGCCCGCGCCTTCCTGTCCGCCGGTCTCGTCGACGAGGTCGTCGCCTACGTCGCGCCGATGCTGCTCGGCTCGGGCACCAGCGCCGTCGCGGACCTCGGCATCACCACCATCGGCGACGCGCTGCACCTGCACGTCACGGACGTGGCAGTGCTGCAGGGCCACGACGGCGAGGACACCAACGTGCGACTGACCATGAAGCCGCTCACGACCCCCAGGAGGTCCTGA
- a CDS encoding DUF3072 domain-containing protein, whose translation MTESNMHSDPEAADTQVTEEPAPDTLGGPQGDTTRKDPEEWVTGDEPMTGAQRSYLDTLAREAGEELPGDLTKAQASEHIDRLQGATDRTS comes from the coding sequence ATGACTGAATCGAACATGCATTCGGACCCCGAGGCGGCCGACACCCAGGTCACTGAGGAGCCGGCCCCCGACACCCTGGGCGGCCCCCAGGGCGACACCACCCGCAAGGACCCCGAGGAGTGGGTCACCGGCGACGAGCCGATGACCGGCGCGCAGCGCAGCTACCTCGACACCCTCGCCCGCGAGGCCGGCGAGGAGCTCCCCGGGGACCTCACCAAGGCGCAGGCCTCCGAGCACATCGACCGGCTCCAGGGCGCGACCGACCGCACGTCCTGA
- the pnuC gene encoding nicotinamide riboside transporter PnuC has translation MPLIEWLLDGTIPVPGGELSAREVVGNLFGLASAILGMRRVVWAWPVGLVGNVLLFTVFATGELSGAVAEPLWGQAGRQVFFAAVSLYGWWRWSRLRDAGGASDGGAIAPRWATGAERAQLLVLGVVGYAVAYVVLMQVGSWGPSTEAWILAGSMLATYGMARGWVEFWLVWVLVDVVGVTTLVQAGYYPTAGMYLVYAVFVVIGFVVWLRASRTVVETSGTEKTEEVVAA, from the coding sequence ATGCCCCTGATCGAATGGCTCCTCGACGGCACCATCCCGGTGCCGGGCGGGGAGCTCAGCGCACGGGAGGTCGTCGGCAACCTCTTCGGCCTCGCCAGTGCGATCCTCGGGATGCGGCGCGTGGTGTGGGCGTGGCCGGTCGGCCTGGTCGGCAACGTCCTGCTCTTCACCGTCTTCGCGACCGGTGAGCTCTCCGGCGCGGTCGCCGAGCCGCTGTGGGGACAGGCCGGCCGCCAGGTGTTCTTCGCGGCCGTCTCGCTCTACGGCTGGTGGCGCTGGTCCCGGCTGCGTGACGCCGGCGGCGCCTCCGACGGTGGTGCGATCGCCCCGCGGTGGGCGACCGGTGCCGAGCGGGCCCAGCTGCTCGTGCTCGGCGTCGTCGGCTACGCCGTGGCGTACGTCGTGCTCATGCAGGTCGGGTCGTGGGGCCCGAGCACCGAGGCGTGGATCCTGGCCGGCTCCATGCTCGCGACCTACGGCATGGCCCGCGGCTGGGTGGAGTTCTGGCTCGTCTGGGTCCTCGTCGACGTCGTCGGCGTGACCACCCTCGTCCAGGCCGGCTACTACCCCACGGCGGGGATGTACCTCGTCTACGCCGTCTTCGTCGTCATCGGCTTCGTGGTCTGGCTGCGCGCCAGCCGCACCGTCGTCGAGACCAGCGGCACCGAGAAGACCGAGGAGGTCGTCGCAGCATGA
- a CDS encoding SseB family protein: protein MPHDDPRPETAAPDEPARTIPDPGFADDRGDADPRVRRALAEHVAGRASSGAVLATLQDARLLVPVVAVLGEVEHDAQGLAHDKSSDMAAVLVQAADGSTGLLAFTSTETMARWDPGARPVPVTAATAATAAVQDGAEALLVDLAGPAAYVVDGEDLTRLAAGWRLVGVGQGYGWIGPLAE from the coding sequence GTGCCCCACGACGACCCGCGACCCGAGACCGCCGCCCCGGACGAGCCGGCCCGGACCATCCCGGACCCGGGCTTCGCCGACGACCGCGGCGACGCCGACCCGCGGGTTCGGCGGGCCCTGGCCGAGCACGTCGCCGGCCGGGCGAGCTCGGGGGCCGTGCTCGCCACGCTCCAGGACGCCCGGCTCCTGGTGCCGGTGGTTGCGGTCCTCGGGGAGGTCGAGCACGACGCCCAGGGGCTCGCCCACGACAAGTCGTCCGACATGGCGGCCGTGCTGGTGCAGGCTGCGGACGGGAGCACGGGACTGCTGGCCTTCACCTCCACCGAGACCATGGCGCGGTGGGACCCGGGCGCGCGTCCGGTGCCCGTCACTGCCGCCACCGCTGCCACCGCCGCCGTCCAGGACGGTGCCGAGGCGCTGCTCGTCGACCTCGCCGGTCCCGCGGCGTACGTCGTCGACGGGGAAGACCTCACGCGGCTGGCCGCGGGCTGGCGCCTGGTGGGCGTGGGGCAGGGCTACGGCTGGATTGGCCCCTTGGCGGAATGA
- the hisG gene encoding ATP phosphoribosyltransferase: MTLRIAVPNKGSLSQAATDILRESGYRQRSDSKELALVDSENDVEFFYLRPRDIALYVGEGTLDVGITGRDLLLDSGAKADEVMDLGFGRSRFHFAGPAGRYSSLEDLRGLRIATSYVGVVEDYLFRHGIDASVTRLDGAVETSIQLGVADVIADVVETGTTLRAAGLATFGEVILDSAAVLITRGGVVHDDFEIFRRRIEGVLVARSYVMMDYDIEEAHLSRATELAPGREGPTISPLGKAAWVAVRVMVPRAGSQRLMDDLYSIGARAILLTDIHACRL; this comes from the coding sequence ATGACCCTTCGCATCGCCGTCCCCAACAAGGGATCGCTGTCCCAGGCAGCCACCGACATCCTGCGCGAGTCCGGCTACCGCCAGCGCAGCGACTCCAAGGAGCTCGCGCTCGTCGACTCCGAGAACGACGTCGAGTTCTTCTACCTCCGCCCGCGCGACATCGCGCTCTACGTCGGCGAGGGCACCCTCGACGTCGGCATCACCGGCCGTGACCTGCTGCTCGACTCGGGTGCCAAGGCCGACGAGGTGATGGACCTCGGCTTCGGGCGCTCGCGCTTCCACTTCGCCGGCCCCGCCGGCCGCTACTCCTCCCTGGAGGACCTGCGCGGGCTGCGCATCGCGACGTCGTACGTCGGCGTGGTCGAGGACTACCTCTTCCGCCACGGCATCGACGCCTCCGTCACGCGCCTCGACGGGGCCGTGGAGACCAGCATCCAGCTCGGTGTCGCCGACGTGATCGCCGACGTGGTGGAGACCGGCACCACCCTGCGCGCTGCCGGCCTGGCGACCTTCGGCGAGGTCATCCTCGACTCCGCGGCCGTGCTGATCACCCGCGGTGGCGTGGTGCACGACGACTTCGAGATCTTCCGGCGTCGCATCGAGGGCGTCCTGGTGGCCCGCAGCTACGTGATGATGGACTACGACATCGAGGAGGCCCACCTCTCGCGTGCGACGGAGCTGGCACCCGGGCGCGAGGGACCGACCATCTCGCCGCTGGGCAAGGCCGCCTGGGTCGCGGTGCGGGTGATGGTGCCCCGCGCCGGGTCGCAGCGGCTGATGGACGACCTCTACTCGATCGGCGCGCGCGCCATCCTCCTCACGGACATCCATGCCTGCCGGCTCTGA
- a CDS encoding bifunctional 3,4-dihydroxy-2-butanone-4-phosphate synthase/GTP cyclohydrolase II: MSTTPASTPDSSVRLDPVERAVADIAAGRAVVVVDDEDRENEGDIIFAAAKATPELMAFTIRHSSGVICVPMPGDMLERLEIPLMTPHNKDKLRTAYTISVDARDGVSTGISAADRAHTARTLADSATEPWELTRPGHVFPLRYREGGVLVRRGHTEAAVDLAVLAGLTPAGVLVEVVNDDGTMKRGPELRDFADEHGLAMISIEDLVRYRRRHERHVERVAETRLPTRHGDFTAYGYRITIDGSEHVALVHGDISGDEPVLTRVHSECLTGDVFGSERCDCGPQLDEALARVVAEGRGVVVYLRGHEGRGIGLVAKLQAYQLQDGGRDTVDANLDLGLPADARHYGTATQVLRDLGVSSVRLMTNNPAKTASLEDFGIAVAERVPLTPHPNDHNLTYLLTKRDRMGHDLPDLAGDQPLHEGGRP; encoded by the coding sequence ATGAGCACCACTCCCGCCAGCACTCCCGACAGCAGCGTCCGGCTCGACCCCGTCGAGCGCGCCGTCGCCGACATCGCGGCCGGCAGGGCCGTGGTCGTCGTCGACGACGAGGACCGCGAGAACGAGGGCGACATCATCTTCGCCGCCGCGAAGGCGACGCCGGAGCTGATGGCCTTCACGATCCGCCACTCCAGCGGCGTGATCTGCGTGCCGATGCCCGGCGACATGCTGGAGCGGCTCGAGATCCCGTTGATGACCCCGCACAACAAGGACAAGCTGCGCACGGCCTACACGATCTCCGTGGACGCCCGCGACGGCGTCAGCACCGGTATCAGCGCCGCAGACCGCGCGCACACCGCCCGCACGCTCGCCGACTCGGCCACCGAGCCTTGGGAGCTGACCCGGCCCGGGCACGTCTTCCCCCTGCGCTACCGCGAGGGCGGCGTGCTCGTGCGCCGCGGGCACACCGAGGCGGCCGTCGACCTCGCCGTGCTGGCCGGCCTGACCCCGGCCGGCGTGCTCGTCGAGGTGGTCAACGACGACGGCACCATGAAGCGCGGACCCGAGCTGCGCGATTTCGCCGACGAGCACGGGCTCGCGATGATCTCGATCGAGGACCTCGTGCGCTACCGCCGCCGGCACGAGCGCCACGTCGAGCGGGTCGCCGAGACCCGTCTGCCCACGCGACACGGCGACTTCACCGCCTACGGCTACCGCATCACCATCGACGGCAGCGAGCACGTCGCGCTCGTGCACGGCGACATCAGTGGCGACGAGCCGGTGCTGACCCGGGTGCACAGCGAGTGCCTCACCGGTGACGTCTTCGGCAGCGAGCGGTGCGACTGCGGTCCCCAGCTCGACGAGGCCCTCGCCAGGGTCGTCGCCGAGGGCAGGGGAGTGGTGGTCTACCTCCGGGGCCACGAGGGCCGCGGCATCGGCCTGGTTGCCAAGCTGCAGGCCTACCAGCTCCAGGACGGCGGGCGCGACACGGTCGACGCGAACCTCGACCTGGGCCTGCCCGCCGACGCCCGCCACTACGGCACGGCGACGCAGGTCCTGCGCGACCTCGGGGTCTCCTCGGTGCGCCTGATGACCAACAACCCCGCCAAGACCGCCAGCCTGGAGGACTTCGGGATCGCGGTCGCCGAGCGGGTGCCGCTCACGCCGCACCCCAACGACCACAACCTCACCTACCTGCTGACCAAGCGCGACCGGATGGGGCACGACCTGCCCGACCTGGCCGGCGACCAGCCCCTGCACGAAGGAGGACGTCCATGA
- a CDS encoding PH domain-containing protein: MPAGSDPPRGPVDLPRTWRPMGVRYAVVGFGLMLFVVCAAAWFGFDESVRDRFTWLQRFTLLVLGGCLAACGWALGRARVTAEPDALVVVNGFRTRHLAWEQVVAIHLPAGAPWAVLDLADGTTIPAMAFQGSDGKVARDGVRQVRALLDR, from the coding sequence ATGCCTGCCGGCTCTGACCCGCCGCGCGGTCCCGTCGACCTGCCACGCACCTGGCGGCCGATGGGCGTGCGCTACGCGGTGGTCGGCTTCGGGCTGATGCTGTTCGTCGTGTGCGCCGCAGCGTGGTTCGGGTTCGACGAGTCCGTGAGGGATCGCTTCACCTGGCTCCAGCGGTTCACGCTGCTGGTGCTGGGCGGGTGCCTGGCCGCGTGCGGGTGGGCGCTGGGGCGTGCCCGTGTCACCGCGGAGCCGGACGCGCTCGTGGTCGTCAACGGGTTCCGCACGCGTCACCTCGCCTGGGAGCAGGTCGTGGCGATCCACCTCCCCGCCGGTGCGCCGTGGGCCGTGCTCGACCTGGCCGACGGCACGACGATCCCCGCGATGGCCTTCCAGGGCTCCGACGGGAAGGTCGCTCGCGACGGCGTGCGCCAGGTGCGGGCGCTGCTCGACCGCTAG
- a CDS encoding amino acid deaminase/aldolase, translating to MSDHFVDRNRLWSRLDQAVAALPEPPSTPIAVVDLDAFDTNAADLVRRAGGKPLRVASKSLRVPALIRRALAHDGFSGVLAFTVAEALWLHETGVSDDIVVAYPSVDLAALRRLLVSPAAAGAITLMVDDPAHLDVVDAARDSHDVQVRVALDLDAGLRLGGQHIGPKRSPLFDTADVVTLARRVVERDGFRLVGVMTYEGQVAGVQDDVPDQRTRSLLVRRLKQASMAQLEVRRREISEALSHVADLEFWNGGGSGSVEATGADPAVTEIAAGSGLLVPGIFDHYASFVPRPAAYFGLRVTRKPTPTTATVHGGGLIASGATGADRSPVPWAPPGLHLTGLEGAGEVQTPLTGHPAALLRIGDLVWFRHAKSGELFEHVRDVHLVRGGAVTEVVPSYRGCDRAF from the coding sequence GTGAGCGACCACTTCGTCGACCGCAACCGGTTGTGGTCGCGGCTCGACCAGGCGGTCGCTGCCCTGCCCGAGCCGCCGTCCACCCCGATCGCGGTGGTGGACCTCGACGCGTTCGACACCAACGCCGCCGACCTCGTGCGACGTGCCGGGGGCAAGCCGCTGCGGGTCGCGTCGAAGTCACTGAGGGTGCCGGCGCTCATCCGGCGGGCATTGGCCCACGACGGCTTCTCCGGCGTCCTGGCCTTCACCGTCGCAGAGGCGCTGTGGCTGCACGAGACGGGTGTCAGCGACGACATCGTCGTGGCCTACCCGTCGGTCGACCTCGCCGCGCTGCGCCGCCTCCTCGTCTCCCCCGCTGCCGCGGGCGCCATCACCCTGATGGTCGACGACCCTGCGCACCTCGACGTGGTCGACGCGGCACGGGACTCCCACGACGTGCAGGTCCGCGTCGCCCTCGACCTCGACGCAGGACTGCGCCTCGGCGGGCAGCACATCGGTCCCAAGCGCTCCCCGCTGTTCGACACCGCTGACGTCGTGACCCTGGCACGCCGGGTCGTCGAGCGCGACGGGTTCCGGCTCGTGGGCGTGATGACCTACGAGGGGCAGGTCGCCGGTGTCCAGGACGACGTCCCGGACCAGCGGACCAGGTCGCTGCTCGTACGCCGCCTCAAGCAGGCGTCGATGGCGCAGCTCGAGGTGCGTCGCCGCGAGATCTCCGAGGCGCTGTCCCACGTCGCCGACCTGGAGTTCTGGAACGGCGGCGGGTCCGGGTCCGTCGAGGCCACCGGCGCCGACCCAGCCGTCACCGAGATCGCCGCCGGCTCGGGGCTGCTGGTGCCGGGGATCTTCGACCACTACGCCTCGTTCGTGCCTCGCCCGGCGGCGTACTTCGGGCTGCGGGTCACCCGCAAGCCGACGCCGACCACCGCGACCGTGCACGGCGGCGGCCTCATCGCCAGCGGCGCGACGGGCGCGGACCGCTCACCGGTCCCGTGGGCACCACCGGGGCTGCACCTGACCGGCCTCGAGGGCGCCGGCGAGGTGCAGACGCCGCTCACCGGACACCCCGCCGCGCTGCTCCGCATCGGCGACCTGGTGTGGTTCCGCCACGCCAAGTCCGGCGAGCTCTTCGAGCACGTGCGCGACGTGCACCTGGTCCGGGGTGGGGCGGTCACCGAGGTGGTGCCGTCCTACCGCGGCTGCGACCGTGCCTTCTGA
- a CDS encoding phosphoribosyl-ATP diphosphatase, with protein sequence MKTFEELWAELSTKAEERPEGSGTVAQLDAGVHAIGKKLLEEAAESWMAAEHEGRDATALEISQLLYHAQVLMLASGLTLDDVYAHL encoded by the coding sequence GTGAAGACGTTCGAGGAGCTGTGGGCAGAGCTGTCCACCAAGGCCGAGGAGCGCCCCGAGGGCTCCGGCACCGTCGCCCAGCTCGACGCCGGCGTCCATGCCATCGGCAAGAAGCTGCTGGAGGAGGCCGCCGAGTCCTGGATGGCCGCCGAGCACGAGGGCAGGGACGCGACGGCGCTGGAGATCAGCCAGCTGCTCTACCACGCGCAGGTGCTCATGCTCGCCTCCGGACTGACCCTCGACGACGTCTACGCACACCTGTGA